GATTATCAAAGCCTGCTTTTTTCCAATTGCATTAGCAACAGCCGATGCAGTCAAAAATATTCCCAAAAAATATATTGAACTAGGACAAATCTACCAGCTTAAAACACGAGCTTGGCTCAGGCTTATTATTCTTCCATCAATACTCCCACCTTTAATTGGTGGACTACGCATTGTACTTGGTCGTGCATGGCTGATTTTAGTTGCTGTTGAACTACTGGCAGCTGGAACGGGTATTGGGCAAATGATGGAACTAGGACGTCAAATGTTGCGCTTAGATGTTGTGATGGTTGGTGTGTTTATCACAGGCGTGGTCGGGTTTATTTTAGATAAAGTTTTACGTTTAGTGGAACAACGTTTTATCTCACCTGCGCTTAGTTCGGGGGAAAAATAATGTCTCAGCGTTCTTTTACTTTAAAACAGGCATGGCAACGGCCAATTATTTTAATACAAGGCTTAGTACTACCATTATTGTTATTAGGCTTATGGCAATACAACTCAAGCTTAGGCGCCAGTCATGCCTATGCATTTGTTCCTTTGCAAAACATTTATTTCGCATTTATTAAATTGCTTGAAACAGGTGAATTGTGGCTAAACACGTGGGGAAGTCTTAAAAAAGCTGGAATTGGATTTATCTTAGGTTCGATAAGTGGATTAATTTTAGGTACTTTGCTTGCCTATTCAAAAGTTTTAAATGCTTTAGTTTCTCCACTATTTAACAGTATTCGACAAGTTCCCTTACTGGGTTTAACACCTTTAATTGCCTTATGGTTTGGTAATGGAGAAGAAGCAAAAATCTTTATTATCGCGCTTGCCTCATTTTTTCCATTAGTCATTAATACATTTCAGGGCCTTAGCCACAACGATGCAAAATACGATGAAATCGCACGTATTTATCAATTTTCATTCTGGCGCAAATTTAAAAAAATACGCCTTCCCCAAGCCCTACCCCATATTTTAACTGGTCTAAATTTAGCCGTGCCCTTTACTTGGATCACCACTACAGCAAGTGAATTGCTATTCAATGCAGGTGCAGGACTAGGCAACTTAATGATGAAAGCTGAGATTAATGCCGAAATGGATATTCTGTTGGTTTGCGCTATTACGGTTACCCTTTGTGGGGCCTTTATGACAGCAGGTATTCATCTTATTTCAAAACGCCTGCTGCAATGGCGTACCTAATTTGTCTTTTTAAAAAATATTGTTAGGAATTTATATGTCGTTCTCACTACTTTCTATTAAAAAACTCAATAAATCTTTTCAACGTGATCAAAATACTTTGACCGTTTTAGATGGTATTAATCTCAACATTGAGCAAGGCGAATTTATCTCGATTGTTGGTAGTAGTGGCTGTGGAAAATCAACACTATTACGTCTTATTGCTGGATTAGATCAAGACTATGACGGTGAAATTCTACTGAATCAAACTCAGATCAAAGGCACAGATTTAAAACGAGGTCTTATCTTTCAAGAACACCGATTACTTCCATGGCTTACTGTTTTTGAAAATATCCATTTAGCACTTGAAGAGACTCTACTCACTCGTGAAGAGCGAAATTTACGGGTAAATGAGCATATAGAAATTGTCGGGCTGAAGGGTTTTGAAAAGGCGTATCCACATGAGCTTTCTGGTGGCATGGCACAACGTGTTGCAATTGCCCGTGGACTCGTCAATAAACCCGATATTTTACTTTTGGATGAGCCTTTTGGCGCTTTAGATGCCATTACACGGAGTCACTTACAAGCTGAACTTCAGCGTATCTGGCAACACGAAAAAATCACTATGATTTTAGTCACTCATGATATTGAAGAAGCTGTCTATCTCGGAGACCGTGTCATTGTGATGTCAGCCCGGCCAGGAAAAATTAAAGAAATTATTCACGTTCCGCTGACACATCCTCGTCATAAAGAAAGTGAACTTTTATTTGGTTTCCGTAATCAGGCACTTAATATGCTAGATCACACAGCATAATTAATTTGAATATTGATCGATATTAATGTGATTTAGAAAACAGATAATATCGTGATATTAATACTCTTTACATTTAATTAATATAGGATAGAGAAAATGGGTTTATCTATTTGGCATATTTTGCTATTTGCAGTGATTGTTGTTTTGTTATTTGGAACTTCAAAGTTAAAAAATCTAGGTAAGGATTTAGGTGGTGCAATTAAAGACTTCAAAGACTCGGTTAATTCTGATGATCAAAAATTATTGCAAAACCAGCAATACAAAGATATCAGTCCACTCGAATCACATAATGAAAAACAAAATAAAATATGAGTGATTTAGTATTATGTTTAATATCAGCTTTGGAGAGTTATTAGCTTTTGCAATTATTGCGCTTATTATTTTAGGACCTGAAAAACTTCCTCACACGTTAAGATCAGTTCTCCTCAAATACAGAGCAGTTAAAAACCAAATTAGTAAAATTCAAAATGATATTGAAAACGAACTTGACCTGATCGAACTTAAGAGAGTCATGCAAGAAGAGCTGCAAAAAATAAAACAAAATGAAGAGCAGCTCAAACAACAACTCGCTCTTATGCAACAAGAAATTGAAAATGTACAAACATCTGTTTTTACAGAACAAAAAGCCAAACCACGGCGCATCAATGACTATATCTATACCCTTTCACAAGATGAGTTAAAGACACCATTTTTAGCTCATTTTAAAATAGCCAATAAATTCAGTGAGGAACAAGCCGCATGATGGAACATATTGTCAGTGAAAGCCTCACTGAAATGAAATATAGCGAACATTTAAAAGAATTAAGAAAACGGCTGATCTATAGCATTGGTATTGTTTTAGCGATTTTTTTATTATTACTTCCGCTTGCTCAGAAGAACTACCATTTTCTTGCTCATCCTTTAATTTCATTACTTCCTAGCAATTCCACCATGATTGCAACAGATGTCATGAGTACATTTTTAGCGCCCTTTAAACTCAATATTTATTTTGCGATTTTATTAAGCATTCCCTTTATTCTTTATCAATTTTGGCAATTTGTTGCTCCAGCTCTTTATCAAAAAGAAAAAAGGTTCGGTATAGCACTCGTGCTTTCGAGTAACCTTTTATTTTATTTAGGAATTGTGTTTGCCTATACTTTAATTTTGCCACTTGCTTTAAAGTTCTTCGTATTGGCATCACCCGATAATGTGTTACCCATGACGGATATCAATAGCTATCTGGATTTTTGTCTAAAGCTTTTTCTGGCCTTTGGTCTGGCATTTCAAATTCCAGTTTTAACTTATATTCTTATTTTTATTGGTCTTATTTCTATCCAACAGCTAGAAGCACATCGTAAGCACATCATTGTATTTTTCTTTTTTATTGCAATGTTTATTACCCCTCCTGATGTTTTTAGCATGCTTGCTCTTGCAGTCCCAATGTGGCTGCTTTTTGAATTGGGTTTATGGGTCACAAAATTCACAACGCAAAAAAACATCCATTAAAAAATGGATGTTTTTTCTATGTAAAATCATTAAGCGATTTCATTTTCATTCTTATTAGGTAGTAAGTTATATCTTGATAGAAGATTACGCAAAACATTACGAGATAGACCTAACATTTTTGCAGTCTTGACCTGATTATTCCAGCAACTTGAAAATGCAGTATTTACAATTTTATCTTCAATAATATGCCAAACTTCCCCATCATACTCCTGAAATAAACGCTTTAAGATATTCTCAAACTCTTGAATCAGATCATTGTCTGGTAACACGGCGGAACCCGGTTCCTCAGAAAATCTTAAGTGCTCAAGATCAATTGTTTGACCGCCACTCACGAGCAAAGCATAATGGATATTGTTTTCTAGCTCACGAATGTTGCCTGGCCAACTATAGTTCAGCAGCGCATTTCTTGCTTTATCGCTGATATTGGGTTTAGTGGTAATGAGCTTCTGAGAGTATGAACTTAAGAAGAAATCAACCAAAGGTAAAATATCTCCTTTACGTTCACGCAGTGGCAAAATATTAAGCACAACCACGTTCAAGCGATAATATAAATCTAAACGAAACTTGTTTTCTGCTACAGCTTTACGTAAATCGACATGTGTTCCCGACAAAATACGGACATTAATTGGGATTGGTTTTCGACCACCCACGCGTACGACTTCTTTTTCTTGCAATACCCTTAACAGCTTAACTTGTAAAGATAGTGGTAACTCACCTACTTCATCTAAAAATAAAGTACCACCATCGGCTGTTTCAAAAATACCAGCTCGAGTTTTGTTTGCACCCGTAAAAGCCCCAGCTTCATAACCAAACAGTTCAGACTCAGCAAGTGTCTCGACTAAAGCACCACAATTGACTGCAAGAAAAGGCTTATTTTTACGATCACTTTTCAAATGAATTTCACGTGCAATTAACTCTTTGCCTGTTCCAGATTCACCTTGAATGATGACGCTGGCAGAGCTTGGAGCAATCGTTTCCACTTGATTTAATAATTTACGGGAGTTTTGATCTGAAAAGATAATTGCTTTTGCTCTTATTGGTTTTACAGGAACACCATTATCAGGCAAAGTAATTACTTTATAATCATTATCTAAAAAGGTCTTCATAATTGCCCCATAAAACTTATGATATAAGCATTCTAAAAGGCTATATTACATTTCAGGGTGTTTTTTAATAAATAATAAATAAAGATATTTAATCCAAAATTCACCTATTTTATTATAAGAATATTCTCTCTTATAAATTAAAAATCAACACAATTCTTTTTTTATGATATGTTGCTTCTCAAACACAATGTTGTCTTTTTGATTAAATCCAAACACTCTAAAAAATTATAATCCATTTCTATATTTGATTTATATAGGTATAAACCTTGGCATTTATTTTGCTCATTCATTTAAAATCCATAAAATAGGTTTAATAATGAGCATCGAATTTGTAGGTATGGTTTTCCCTAACCAATGGTCTGAAACCAAAGGAACGCGAATTGGCCATAAAATTGACCTCGAATATCTACGTTACCATGCACGTGCACATGAATATGCGGGTTTTGATAAAGTCTTAATTGCTAGCGGACCAACCAGCCCAGACAGTGCACAAATCGCGGCATACCTTGCCCAACATACAGAACGTCTTGGATTTATGATTGCCCATCGTCCTGCACTCCTCACTCCAAATCTAGCTGCGCGTTCTTTTGCTACGCTTGACCATACTACAGGTGGTGGAAGAATCCGTTTACATGCAATTACGGGAATTACAGCTGAGCCTCAAGAAGGCGATTATATTGTTGATAAAGTTCAGCGCTATGAACGGACGGGTGAATATCTAGATATCATCCAGAAACTTTGGAAAAGCGATCAACCGATTAGCTATGAAGGTAAATACTTTAAGTTAGATAATGCTTTTTGCCCGTTAAAGCCAGTCAACGGTACAATCCCGATTTCATTCGGTGGTTCATCAGACATTGCTTATGATATTGCAGTCCGCCATGCAGATCTCTATTCACTATGGGGTGAACCACTGGCTGGAGTAAAAGAGCAAATTACTAAATTGAAGCTCGCAGCAGAAAAAGCCAATAAACCGCAGCCTCCTGTTAGCTTATCTGTACGTCTTATTATTGGTGCAACTGAAGAACTTGCTTGGCAACGAGCAGAACAGATTCTTGCAGATATTCAAAATAATCCGACTTTTCAAAATAATGGCACATTATCGGGACATAAAATCAAAGGCATCGGTTCACAGCGCTTATTAGCAGTAGCCCAGCAAGGTGATCGACATGACCGCGCATTATGGATGCCAACCGCAACTGCTGTAGGGGCGTATGGCGATACGACTGCCCTAGTTGGCACGCCAGACACCATTATTGCCTCATTACTTGATTATGTAGATTTAGGGGTAACGACTTTCTTAAATCGGGGCTACGATCCGATCTATGATACGGTCGATTATGGTCGTTATATTATCCCCGCTGTACGTGAAGAGGCAGCCAAAAGATTAAAACAAATCGCTTAAACATTTAAAGTAAAAAGCCGCTTATTCAATATCTTTGAAGAGCGGCTTTTTTTAATAAAGATTTTCTTCAGTGAGAAAATCTTTAGTCCATCTTTTATTGCAAGTCAGGTTTACAAATAGCCTGAATTTTCTCTCCCGCAATCACCTTTTTAGCAAACGGAATTGAATCTTTTAAGGAGGCATTCACAGTTTCGCTATGTCCTAAGCCATGATACAAATGACCTTCGACTACTGTACCTGCTTTACAAGCATCTGCCACTAGCTTCATTTGAGAACGAGCATCTGGAGTTCGGTCATTTGCCCCTGTCCCAATAAATAATGGATGATTGATTTTTAATGTAGGGTAATAACCATAATCATTTGACTGTTTCTCTTGCAGCTTTTTATAGCTTGCTGGCGGATTAGGTTTATATGCTTGTGCTGGCGAAAGCCCTGCGGTTTGAATATCTCCCATAAAACTTGTTAAGCAGGCATTTCTTGCTTGTTCAACTAAAGGAGCAGCTTCAGGAGTGAAAATATCTTCTGTTTTAATTTCTGGATATAAACTTTGTGTCACTAAAAAACTATAGATGCCATAAGCGAGTGATGGGCTGACTTCGTAAGGATTTAACTTTAACTGATTTTTTTCAGGCGTCGCTTCAGGATCTTGATAAATCACGCCTGTACCAATTGAACCTTTAATATTTAAGTCAGGTGCATACGTTGCCGAGTAGGAAGAAGCCGCAACAGCTCCAGCGCCTCCTTGTGATTGGCCAACAATCACAAACTTATTGGCAAGTGGCAATTTGGTTTTTAAAGCAGCTCTACCACTATCTAAAATACTATAAGCCAGCATTGGATTATTAATTAACAAGTGTGGTCCTGCAACACCTAACCCTTCGTAATCTGTGGCAACGATAGCAAATCCTTCTTTAAGCCAACGATTTAGATATTGTACATCTCGGTATGATCGTCCACTCCAAGACGGCGCACAAGCATCGGCCAAACCTACAGTACCATGTGCCCATAACACCACTGGCCAACCTTCTTTCGGTGGAGTTCCTTTTGGTAAGTGAATACTTCCTGAAACCACAATAGGTGTTTTACTATCTTTACCGCTCGTAGAACTGTAGAGAATCCGAATAGCCTGACTGTCATTTGCTAAACGAATATAAGGATTATGAATCGCTTCTGTTTTTAATAATTTTCCTGCCTGTTCAGGAATAGCCGATTTCCATGTATAAAACTCGGAAACTCGGCCATCTCCATATTTATCTTCAGGCGCTGAAGCTTTTTGAGCGGTCGCCAAACAACTTGAAGTTAACATCGTTGTAATTAAAGAAAACTTGCATAAAGTTGATAAAAAAGTATGTTGCATTGTTATTTACCTTAAAAACTGTCTCATCATTTTTGATTTAAAATTCGTAACTTACGCGGCCATATAAATACGTTCCAAATGCTCCTTCAGGCGCATTAAAACTATATTTGACAATGTTGCCAACCGAGGAATCTTTGGCTTGATCAGGATGGCTATTAAATAAGTTGATCGCCCCTAAATTAAATTTCAGGCCTTTCACGAATGCATCCGCTTTGTAGCCAATATCCAAATCTGCAATCCATTGAGGGTCAAAGGTTTGGTCTAGTGCAGTATTGGTATTATTTAAAGTGGTCCATTTATCGTAGCGACGGACAGCCGTATTCACGCTCCATGCTTGATTTGACCAAAGTGCGCCAAGCGTTAGCTTTGTTTTCGGTGCAGCAGACTCAATGAGGCTTTGTGTATTTCGTCCTGCAATACTTGAAACAGGAATTCGCTCACCTTTTGCGGTAATAGAATCTCGAGTTTCGGTAATTTCATTTTTGTTATATGCCAGACCTAGGTTCAGATTTAACTTGCCATATTGTTCAAGGTTTAAATCATGTTTAAGTGCGAGCTCTAAGCCTTGAGTACGTGTATCTAATAAATTATTAAAGAACGCCACATTGGCAATATTTGAATACGGTGTATTGGCAAAAGCATTGGTAATTACACTTCCAGTAATATTGTCTGAAAGCAAAATACGATTTTTAATATCGATTTGATAAAGGTCTAAAGTTGCCGATGTATTAACAAGTGGCTTCCAAACAAAACCTAAAGAATAATTCGTCGATTTCTCTGGTTTAAGAGAAGTTCCACCAATGAGTAAAGCCGCCTCACTTCCTGCAACTAAAGTTCTTTGTTGAACATCTTGCCAACCTGAAGGGGTCTGCACAGTTTGTACGCTATAAGCCGAATAGCCCTGCTGTGCCAATGACGGCGCTCTATAGCCTGTATTGACTGAACCACGTACCGTAAATTTAGGTGATACATCATATTTAGCAAATATTTTTCCATTTGTGGTCGAACCAAAGTCTGAATATTTTTCACTCCGGACTGCTGCTCCGACATTCAAGTCTTTAATAATATCTGCTTCTAAATCTAGATAGATACCATAGACATCACGACTGATTTTTCGTTCATCCTGGTCTGTAATTCCTGCATATATTCCCGGAACACCAACGCCTAAAGTTGTGCTTGGATTGAAATATGGGCCGCGGGTATAGGCAATTGGATCACCTGCATTTTGCTTATATTGCTCCCAACGATATAAAACCCCTGTAGACAACGTGAGTGGACTTGCTAACCAGTCAATTGCAATATCACGGCTATAGTCTAGCCCTGTATTTAATTGTGCAAAGATATTTTCACCCAAGTCATAGTTTGAAGGAGAATTTGAGCCGTAACTTGGGTTAATACCGTTACCTTGTTCGGTACTCACTTTATTTTGCCCATAGGTCGCATAAAGATCATATTTACCTGACGCTTGCTCTCCCTTTTTAACTCCAACTGTGGTTGCAAAATCATCTACAGTGACCAAGCTCAATGGCGAGCGTCCATCTGGATAACGTTCTTTAAAATAGCTAGATTGATTCAGTACTGTTTTGGTTGTTGGAGGCTCATAAAAATTTTCCCCTATTGTTTTACGGTGTCCATAGCTACTAAAACCATACAGTGCAACGTCATCTGTCAAAGGCAAATCTAGATTGGCAGTCACATTGATTTGATCTTTTTGTTCGGGGGAGCCAAATTTCCACGTTCTATAGGGCGTATTTTGTTCTGTATATTGAGCCTTGGTTGAACCATCATAAAAAGTTCGCGTATCCGGTGCCGTGTTACTTGCAGCTTCACGTTTGCCTAAATCTAATGCAACCGTCAACGCACCATCATTAGGGAGCGCAAAACCTTTCCAAAGATTAACTTTATGTTGTTCACCATCTCCTTGAGTATAGCCACCCGTTTGATAGCTTACGCCACCTCCATGATCTCGTGATTTCAAAATAATATTAACGACACCGGCAATTGCATCTGACCCATATTGTGCCGCAGCACCATCCCGCAAGATTTCTATACGCTCAATCGCGCTCACTGGAATTAAACTTAAATCAGTTACCGCTGCGCCTCTTCCACCTGCATAGGCTTGGCGGGTGAAATAAGCGGATGTATGTCGACGTTTTCCATTAATTAAAATTAGAGTTTGATCAGCAGATAATCCTCTAAGTGCAATACTTGGCGGAACCGATGCCCCAAACCCACCTGCAGGAGAACTCGGTAAAGTCACTGAAGGAGACAGCCGTGTTAATGCTGCTGCAAGATCAGTTGCACCAGTCTCTTGTAACTCTTTGGCAGTTAAAATATCAACAGGTGCAGGTGCATCAAGAGAGCTAGTAATTGCTCGTCTAGAGCCTGTGACGACCACAGATTGTAATGTGATAGCATCCTCTTTCTCTGGCAAATTCTTTTGATCATTTGCCAAAGTAATTGAGGCAGTGAGTGTACTCAGTGCAAAAATTGAGGAGTGAAGAATGAATTGAGAAAAATATGTACGCATATTGGCTTCCTTAACGATCTAGACCGATATAGCAAAGCCGATGCCAAATATTTTATTATTTATTATCAATGTATTAAGAAGATTAAATAAAAGAATCATTGTTTAAATTTAAACAATGATTCAAAAAAATGTTTATAAAACTACAGTTGTTAAATTTGCAAATCGTTTAAACAAGTTGGTTTTGTAAATATGACTGATATAACTGAAAGTAAGCTGACTGCTGCTGTATTAACTGCTCATGCGAACCTTCTTCTACGACATGGCCATTTTCAATTACAACAATTTTGTCGGCTTCACGAATAGTACTTAGCCGATGTGCAATGACAATACATGTTCTATTTTGGCATAAGCGTCTGAGCGCATATTGTATTTTTTGCTCGGTATAAATATCGATTGCAGAGGTAGCTTCATCTAGAATTAATATTTTAGGGTTTGCCAAATAAGCTCGAACTAAACAAACAAGTTGCCTTTGTCCATGACTAAGATTTTTACCAAGCGCTCCCACTTCGGTGAAATAGCCTTGCGGCAGTTGTTGAAATATCTCATCCGCTCCCAAGTCTTCAATAACCTGGATAAGTTTCTGGTCTGTAGCATCAGGTTGAACTAGACGTAAGTTATCTAAAATAGATCCACTAAATAAAACATTATCTTGTAAAACGATACTCACATGCTGTCTTAAACTTGCAAGATGAATATTTTGTATTGGATAACGGTCTAGAAAAATTCCACCTTGCTGAGGTTCATAAAATCGCGTTAGCAACTGAACCATGGTGCTTTTGCCATGTCCTGTTGGCCCTACAATCGCAATTATTTTTCCAGCTTCAATGTCTAAATTAAAGTTTTGTAAAACAGGTTTGTGGGTATAGGCAAAATCTACCGACTGAAAACGAATATGACCATTTAAATGTTCAAGCTTCACAGCATTCGGTTGTTCTTGAATCGTAGATTGAGTGTCTAAAAGTAGAAATATTCGCTGCGCACATGCTGCCCCATTGGCATAACGTTCAAATAGATCAGTCAGTTCCTGCAACGGCGCTAAGAATAAAAACACATAGAAAATACTTTCTGCAAATTGTCCTATACTAATCATGCCGTCACTATAAGCATAACTACCAATCACAATGAATCCGGCAGTAGCTAGAGTCGAAAGCAAACCTGTAAAGGGAGCAAACCAACTGGTCCGCTTGCTGCCATAAATAATAGAGTTATTAAAGTCTTTTAATAATTCTTGATAACGAGATTGATTGGTTTCAGTGTAATTTAACTGCTGAATGATTTTTGCTCCATTTACTGTTTCAACCAAATGAGCAGTAAATCGACTGCGTTCCTCCGCAACTCGTCCCCAATGTTTTTGTGATGACTTTTTAAAAATAGCAGTCATTCCAAATAAAATGGGTAGTGTCGCAAATAAGCACCAAAAGAAAGGTGGATAGATATGCCAAAGCAGTACTGAAGCTAATCCACAACGCAAAATTGCCGAAAGTAACTCTGGTGGCCCTTGTATTAAAACAGGCTCTAGTGTTTCGACATCACGATCGGCCCGTGAAATAATCCTGCCAGCCTTGGTGCGATCAAAATAACCAATATTTAAACTCTGGATATGCTGAAATAACGAACGTCTTAAACCATTAATTACTTTCAAAGCTGCTCGGCCTGAAAGATATTTTGACACACCCGCTAAAGCAAAACGACAAATCCAACTCAAAGTTAAAATGCTAATCGCAATGAATAAAACAGGCTGATTCAATACTATTTTTCCAGCAATTTGTTGAAAGCCCGAATCTAAAATATATTTCACCACCCAAGGCCGAACAAAAACGCTCATCACTTGTAAAATTTCTACTGCAATTAGAGCTAGGAGCAAGTAACGGATGGGATAAACTAAAGGAATAAGTTTTTTTAGCATGCCTCTATGAATTGAGGTATTTGCCAAATTTTCTTCAATTTGTAGATCAGCTGATTTTGTAAATGGGCGGAAATTTTTAACACTGGTATTCATGCATCAATCTCCTGCTGCTCTAACTGAAAACCCATCAACTCTCGATAAAACAAACAATCTTGAACCAATTCAGCATGTGTGCCTTGGGCAATAATATGACCCTGATCAAGCACAATAACGCGATCAGATAAAGCAATCGTGGTTTGTTTATTAGAGTTAATAATGATTGTTTTCTTAAAATGATTTCCATCATCAGACAGCGCTGATAGACGCTGTAAAACTTGTTTTTCTGTAGTCGCATCTAAGGCACTGGTAGAATCATCTAACGCTAAAATTGGCGAATTTTTTAAAATAGAACGGGCTAAGGCAAGTCGTTGTTTTTGTCCTCCAGACAAAGTAACGCCCTTGTCCCCAATCAACGTGTCTAAACCATGATCAAGTCTTTGTAATAGTTCAGATGCAGAAGCTAAATGTAAAGCCTCTTTC
This genomic stretch from Acinetobacter oleivorans DR1 harbors:
- a CDS encoding ABC transporter permease translates to MSQRSFTLKQAWQRPIILIQGLVLPLLLLGLWQYNSSLGASHAYAFVPLQNIYFAFIKLLETGELWLNTWGSLKKAGIGFILGSISGLILGTLLAYSKVLNALVSPLFNSIRQVPLLGLTPLIALWFGNGEEAKIFIIALASFFPLVINTFQGLSHNDAKYDEIARIYQFSFWRKFKKIRLPQALPHILTGLNLAVPFTWITTTASELLFNAGAGLGNLMMKAEINAEMDILLVCAITVTLCGAFMTAGIHLISKRLLQWRT
- a CDS encoding ABC transporter ATP-binding protein, which encodes MLGIYMSFSLLSIKKLNKSFQRDQNTLTVLDGINLNIEQGEFISIVGSSGCGKSTLLRLIAGLDQDYDGEILLNQTQIKGTDLKRGLIFQEHRLLPWLTVFENIHLALEETLLTREERNLRVNEHIEIVGLKGFEKAYPHELSGGMAQRVAIARGLVNKPDILLLDEPFGALDAITRSHLQAELQRIWQHEKITMILVTHDIEEAVYLGDRVIVMSARPGKIKEIIHVPLTHPRHKESELLFGFRNQALNMLDHTA
- a CDS encoding Sec-independent protein translocase subunit TatA, which gives rise to MGLSIWHILLFAVIVVLLFGTSKLKNLGKDLGGAIKDFKDSVNSDDQKLLQNQQYKDISPLESHNEKQNKI
- the tatB gene encoding Sec-independent protein translocase protein TatB → MFNISFGELLAFAIIALIILGPEKLPHTLRSVLLKYRAVKNQISKIQNDIENELDLIELKRVMQEELQKIKQNEEQLKQQLALMQQEIENVQTSVFTEQKAKPRRINDYIYTLSQDELKTPFLAHFKIANKFSEEQAA
- the tatC gene encoding twin-arginine translocase subunit TatC, coding for MMEHIVSESLTEMKYSEHLKELRKRLIYSIGIVLAIFLLLLPLAQKNYHFLAHPLISLLPSNSTMIATDVMSTFLAPFKLNIYFAILLSIPFILYQFWQFVAPALYQKEKRFGIALVLSSNLLFYLGIVFAYTLILPLALKFFVLASPDNVLPMTDINSYLDFCLKLFLAFGLAFQIPVLTYILIFIGLISIQQLEAHRKHIIVFFFFIAMFITPPDVFSMLALAVPMWLLFELGLWVTKFTTQKNIH
- a CDS encoding sigma-54 interaction domain-containing protein, translating into MKTFLDNDYKVITLPDNGVPVKPIRAKAIIFSDQNSRKLLNQVETIAPSSASVIIQGESGTGKELIAREIHLKSDRKNKPFLAVNCGALVETLAESELFGYEAGAFTGANKTRAGIFETADGGTLFLDEVGELPLSLQVKLLRVLQEKEVVRVGGRKPIPINVRILSGTHVDLRKAVAENKFRLDLYYRLNVVVLNILPLRERKGDILPLVDFFLSSYSQKLITTKPNISDKARNALLNYSWPGNIRELENNIHYALLVSGGQTIDLEHLRFSEEPGSAVLPDNDLIQEFENILKRLFQEYDGEVWHIIEDKIVNTAFSSCWNNQVKTAKMLGLSRNVLRNLLSRYNLLPNKNENEIA
- a CDS encoding LLM class flavin-dependent oxidoreductase, with product MSIEFVGMVFPNQWSETKGTRIGHKIDLEYLRYHARAHEYAGFDKVLIASGPTSPDSAQIAAYLAQHTERLGFMIAHRPALLTPNLAARSFATLDHTTGGGRIRLHAITGITAEPQEGDYIVDKVQRYERTGEYLDIIQKLWKSDQPISYEGKYFKLDNAFCPLKPVNGTIPISFGGSSDIAYDIAVRHADLYSLWGEPLAGVKEQITKLKLAAEKANKPQPPVSLSVRLIIGATEELAWQRAEQILADIQNNPTFQNNGTLSGHKIKGIGSQRLLAVAQQGDRHDRALWMPTATAVGAYGDTTALVGTPDTIIASLLDYVDLGVTTFLNRGYDPIYDTVDYGRYIIPAVREEAAKRLKQIA
- a CDS encoding lipase family protein, whose translation is MQHTFLSTLCKFSLITTMLTSSCLATAQKASAPEDKYGDGRVSEFYTWKSAIPEQAGKLLKTEAIHNPYIRLANDSQAIRILYSSTSGKDSKTPIVVSGSIHLPKGTPPKEGWPVVLWAHGTVGLADACAPSWSGRSYRDVQYLNRWLKEGFAIVATDYEGLGVAGPHLLINNPMLAYSILDSGRAALKTKLPLANKFVIVGQSQGGAGAVAASSYSATYAPDLNIKGSIGTGVIYQDPEATPEKNQLKLNPYEVSPSLAYGIYSFLVTQSLYPEIKTEDIFTPEAAPLVEQARNACLTSFMGDIQTAGLSPAQAYKPNPPASYKKLQEKQSNDYGYYPTLKINHPLFIGTGANDRTPDARSQMKLVADACKAGTVVEGHLYHGLGHSETVNASLKDSIPFAKKVIAGEKIQAICKPDLQ
- a CDS encoding TonB-dependent receptor plug domain-containing protein; its protein translation is MRTYFSQFILHSSIFALSTLTASITLANDQKNLPEKEDAITLQSVVVTGSRRAITSSLDAPAPVDILTAKELQETGATDLAAALTRLSPSVTLPSSPAGGFGASVPPSIALRGLSADQTLILINGKRRHTSAYFTRQAYAGGRGAAVTDLSLIPVSAIERIEILRDGAAAQYGSDAIAGVVNIILKSRDHGGGVSYQTGGYTQGDGEQHKVNLWKGFALPNDGALTVALDLGKREAASNTAPDTRTFYDGSTKAQYTEQNTPYRTWKFGSPEQKDQINVTANLDLPLTDDVALYGFSSYGHRKTIGENFYEPPTTKTVLNQSSYFKERYPDGRSPLSLVTVDDFATTVGVKKGEQASGKYDLYATYGQNKVSTEQGNGINPSYGSNSPSNYDLGENIFAQLNTGLDYSRDIAIDWLASPLTLSTGVLYRWEQYKQNAGDPIAYTRGPYFNPSTTLGVGVPGIYAGITDQDERKISRDVYGIYLDLEADIIKDLNVGAAVRSEKYSDFGSTTNGKIFAKYDVSPKFTVRGSVNTGYRAPSLAQQGYSAYSVQTVQTPSGWQDVQQRTLVAGSEAALLIGGTSLKPEKSTNYSLGFVWKPLVNTSATLDLYQIDIKNRILLSDNITGSVITNAFANTPYSNIANVAFFNNLLDTRTQGLELALKHDLNLEQYGKLNLNLGLAYNKNEITETRDSITAKGERIPVSSIAGRNTQSLIESAAPKTKLTLGALWSNQAWSVNTAVRRYDKWTTLNNTNTALDQTFDPQWIADLDIGYKADAFVKGLKFNLGAINLFNSHPDQAKDSSVGNIVKYSFNAPEGAFGTYLYGRVSYEF